DNA from Stenotrophomonas acidaminiphila:
CCGCAGGCGCGCGCCAGGGCCGCCTTGCTGCTGCCCTGGGCCGGGGGCGCCAGCGCCAGCGCGGTACCCGATCCCTATTACGGCGGCGAGGCGGATTTCGAGCACAGTTGGGCGCTGCTGGAGGCGGCGGCCGAGGCGGTGGTCAGGCGCCTGTCGGCCGCGCCCGACTCCGGCATAATCGGCCCATGAACGCTCAGCCTGCGATGGATCTTCCCAAGTCCGGCATCTGGCTCAATGCGGCGCCGTCCACGTTGCAGGACCACGCCGGCCGCCCGTTGGTGCTGGCCTTCGTCAACGCCGCCTCGGTCTGGTGCGTGCAGCGGCTGCTCGAGGTGCTGCAGTGGCAGGCGCGCAACCCCGGGCGCGTGCAACTGCTGGTGGTGCAGGTGCCGCGCTTCGATTTCGAACGTGAGCCGCAGCCGGCGCTGAAGCTGCTGCGCCGGCATGGCGTCGGCGCACCGATCCTGCTCGACGCGCAGTGGGAAACATGGCGCCGTTTCGGCATCGAGGCATGGCCGACGCTGCTGCTGATCGATGCCCAGGGCCAGGAACGCGAGCGCCTGGTGGGCGCCGCCGGCGACCTGGAGCGCAGCCTCAACGCGCTGTGCGAAGGACTGGCGCGGCCTGCCGACGAGGACCTGCGCGCGGTTGCGGAAACCAACGTGGAACCACGCCTGCCACTGCGCTTCCCCGCTGGCCTGGCGGCCAGCGCCGACCGGCTCTATGTCGCCGATACCGGCCACCACCGCATCCTCGAATGCACCCATGGCGGGCGCGTGCTGCGCCAGTTCGGCGTCGGCAGCGCGGACCTGGTCAACGGGCCGGCGGCCGAGGCGGCGTTCAACCGGCCGCATGGGTTGGCGCTCGAGCGCGAGATGCTCTACGTCGCCGATACCGGCAACCATGCCGTGCGCCGCATCCACCTGCCGAGCGGGCAGGTCGACACCCTGTGCGGCACCGGCCGCGCCGGCGATCCGGTAGCCGGCGTGCTGGCGCAGCCCTGGGACAGTCCGCTGAGCCACCCGCTGGACATCGCCATCGCCGACAACCAGCTGCATATCGCCATGGCCGGTGACAACCACATCTGGAGCTACGACCTGGGCATCCGCGCGCTGCGCTGGCGCGCCGGCGCCGGTGCGCTGGAAGTGCGCGACGGCGGTGGCCATCTGGCCGCGTTCGCCCAGCCCTGCGGCGTGGTGGCGGTGCAGCAGGTGCTGTATGTCTGCGACGCGCTGGGGTCGGCGATCCGCTCGGTGCAGCTGCGCGGCGACGTGGTGCAGACCCTGGTGGGGCAGGGGCCGTGGGAGTTCGGCAATACCGACGGACCGCGCGCCCGCGCGCACCTGCAGTATCCGCAGGCCATCGCGATGGGCAGCGAATCGCCGCTGCTGTGGATCGCCGACGCCGGCAACGGCTGCCTGCGCATGCTGCGCCTGGGGGGCGGTGACCTGACCACCGTCAACCTGCCGCGGCGCCTGCACGGCCCGGCCGCGCTGGCAGTGGCCGCCGGCGCGGTGTGGATCGCCGAGACCGATGCCCATGCGATCCTGCGGTTCGATCCGGTCAGCGGCGAACTGGGCCACGTGCCGATCGAGGAATGAGCGGCACGGTGACAAGCGGGTTCGACGGCCGGGCGTACGCGGCGGCGCTGAGTACCGCGCCGGGCGTGTACCGCATGTACGCGGCCGACGACACGCTGCTGTACGTGGGCAAGGCCGGCGCGCTGCGCAAGCGCGTGGGCAGCTATTTCAACGGCTCGCCGAAGAGCCGGCGCATCATGATGATGCTTGCGCAGGTGGCGCGGATGGACGTGACCGTCACCCGCACCGAGGCCGAGGCGCTGCTGCTCGAGAACCAGCTGATCAAGTCGCTGGCACCGCGCTACAACGTCTCCCTGCGCGACGACAAGACCTATCCGCAGGTGCTGCTCACCCGCGAGCAGTGGCCGCGCATCGCCCTGCATCGCGGTCCGCGCTCGGTGCCGGGACGCTATTACGGGCCGTATCCGGGCGTGGGTGCGGTGCGCGAGACGCTGAACCTGATGCACAAGCTGTTCAAGCTGCGCAGCTGCGAGGACAGCGTGTTCCGCAACCGCTCGCGGCCCTGCCTGCAGTACCAGATAGGCCGCTGCAGCGCGCCGTGCGTGGAGCTGGTGGCGCAGGCGGAGTACGACGAATCGGTACGCCGCGCGGCGTTGTTCCTCGAAGGCCGCAGCGACCAGCTGGCCGATGAACTGGTGCAGGCGATGCAGCAGGCCAGCGACGCCCTGGAGTTCGAGCGCGCCGCGCGCCTGCGCGACCTGGTCGCCTCGCTGCGCAGCATGCAGAACCGGCAGTACGTGGACGGCCGCGCCGCCGACCTGGACGTGCTGGCCTGCGCGACGCAGGGCGCCAGTGCGTGCGTGCTGCTGCTGGCCTTCCGCGATGGCCGCAACCTCGGCACGCGCGCGTTCTTCCCGCGCACCAACGGCGAGGACAGCGCCGAGGAAGTGCTGGGCGCGTTCGTGTCGCAGTACTACGCCGAGCACGCGCCACCGCCGGAAGTGCTGCTGGACCGCGAAATTCCCGACGCCGGGATGATCGAGGCGGCACTGGCCAGCGCCGCCGAGCGCAAGGTGGTTCTGAAATGGAACGTGCGCGGCGAGCGTGCCGGCTATGTCGAACTCGCCAGCCGCAACGCGCAGATCAGCCTGGTCAGCGAGCTCGACAGCCGTGGTGCGCAGCATGCGCGCAGCGAGGCGTTGCGGCAGATGCTGGGCCTGGCCGAACCGGTCCGGCGCGTGGAGTGTTTCGACATCAGCCACACCATGGGCGAGGCCACGGTGGCGTCGTGCGTGGTGTTCGACGCGGCCGGCCCGGTGCGCGCGCAGTACCGGCGCTACAACATCAGCGGCATCGAGCCCGGCGACGATTACGCGGCGATGCGCCAGGCCATCGACCGCCGGTTCCGGCGCGCGCTGGAGGCCGCGGAGATGGCGGCGCCGGACGCCGATGCCAGCGACGGCGGGCGTTCCCGCGCCGCGTCGCGCAGTGGCGACCTGCCGGCCTTGCCGGACGTGCTGCTGATCGATGGTGGCGCCGGGCAGCTCGCGCAGGCGCAGGCCGCGCTGGCCGACCTGGGGGTCGAGGGCGTGCTGCTGCTGGGCGTCGCCAAGGGCGTCGAGCGCCGCGCCGGCCACGAGGCGCTGGTGTTGCCCGACGGGCGCGAGATCCGCCCGGGCGCGGCGTCGCCGGCGCTGCAGTTCATCCAGCAGGTGCGTGACGAAGCGCACCGTTTCGCGATCACCGGGCACCGTGGACGCCGGCAGAAGGCGCGCATGACCAGCCGGCTGGAGGATATTCCCGGCATCGGCCCGCGGCGCCGCGCCAGCCTGCTCAAGCATTTCGGTGGACTGGCCGGGCTGAAAGCGGCCGGCGAGGCCGAGATCGCGCGCGTGGAAGGCATCAATGCCGCCCTTGCAACGCGCATCTACGCTAACCTTCACGGACTGTCGATCCCGGATCCGGCAGCGGAGTAAAGCTGTAATGACCCTGACCGTACCCACCTGGCTGACGTTGCTGCGGATCGTGATGATCCCGGTGCTGGTGCTGGTGTTCTACCTGCCGTACACGTGGACGAACTTCGCGTCGGCCGCGGTGTTCGGCCTGGCGGCGATCACCGACTGGCTCGATGGCTGGGTCGCGCGCCGCTACCAGATGCATTCGGCGTTCGGCGCCTTCCTCGACCCGGTGGCCGACAAGCTGATGGTGGCCGTGGCGCTGTTCCTGATCGTGCAGGGCCACCCGACCGCATGGATGGCGTTCTGGGCCGCGGTGATCGTCGGTCGCGAGATCGCGGTATCCGCGCTGCGCGAGTGGATGGCCGAGATCGGCCAGCGCGCCAAGGTGCGGGTGGCGATGATCGGCAAGATCAAGACCACCGCGCAGATGATCGCGCTGCTGTGCCTGCTGTACTCGGTATCGCCCAACACGCCGGTGACCGACATCTGGCTGGGCGGGCCGATATTCCACATCGGCGACTGGATGCTGGCGATCGCCGCGCTGCTCACGCTGGTGTCCGCCGTGCAGTACCTGCGCGCGGCCTGGCCGAGCCTGCGCGAGGACGAAATCGCCGCGCGCTCGCAGTCGAAAAAAAGATGAAACAGGGCTGTTGACAGGTAGGCGATTGCATGTAGAATTTCGCCTCCCAAGCGGGAATAGCTCAGTTGGTAGAGCGCAACCTTGCCAAGGTTGAGGTCGCGAGTTCGAGTCTCGTTTCCCGCTCCAAGTCGATGAAGCTTCCGGGTTTTCAACGGAGCTGAATCAGGGAATTCACCTCATGTAGATCGACGCGATCAGCTGATTGCAGGCGGTATGCGGGGAAGCTGGAAAGCTTCCCGGAAGCGTGAAGAAAGTTGTTAAAAAGGCTGGCGCAATTCCTACGAAGTCTGTAGAATGCACGGCTCCCAAGCGGGAATAGCTCAGTTGGTAGAGCGCAACCTTGCCAAGGTTGAGGTCGCGAGTTCGAGTCTCGTTTCCCGCTCCAGATTACGAAAAGGCCCGCGAGCGGGGTTTTTTCATATCGGGAAGAGGTTTTTCTTCCTGTACGATCGACAAGATTGTGGCCTGGTAGCAGAGTGGTTATGCAGCGGATTGCAAATCCGCGTACGCCGGTTCGATTCCGACCCAGGCCTCCATTTGAAGCCCTGATGATTCAGGGCTTTTTCTTTTTCTGGATTCGCAGCGCGCCGGGTGCCGGAAGTGTGCGCCGGTGGCGCGCGCGGTCGGCAGCTCGCGATCAGTGCCATTTGCCGTGCCGTCGCCGGGCGCGTGTGCCGCCGTCATCCACGGCGCACAGGATCGCGCGCGGGCGGCGCCACCAGTCGGCCCTTGTGGCACCGCGCGGCGCCTGCTGTCCGCGCATGCGCTGAAGCGCCCGGATGCGGCCCGACGACCGTGAGCGCGGCCTTTGCCGCGGTGGTTTCAGTGCGGCGCACGCGCTCCGCGACTGCGCCCGTGGCGACAGTCAGCGTCGTGATCCTGGTGTTGACGGCCGCGCACAACGTGCCAACGGTGCCGGCGGGATGCTCGTCCCACCACGGCAACCGGCCGCGGCAATCAGGAGACCGTCATGACCCAGCAGCGCGACCAGAACCCGAAGCAGAACGTCGGGCAGCAGAACCCGGACAACCCCAACCAGAAACAGCAACCCGGGCAGCAGGATCAGGGCCAGCAGCGCAAGGCGCCGGGCCAGGGCAACGACGAAGAAGAGTAAGCCGCAGCGTTGCGCCAGCGCGCATGCAACCCAGGCCCGGCCATCACACTGATGGCCGGGCCTTTTCGCGGGTGTGCTTGGCGCCAGGCCGGTACGCGCGCCGGCAGGAGGCAGTCGGGAAACGCGGGAAACGGCGGTGCCTGCGCACCCGTGGAAGGCCGCGACGGAACGCCGGGAGCCCGCCGCCTGCGCAGGCACCGGCTCGTCCCGCTGCCGGCAGGGCAACGGGTGCGCGCATCCAGAGGACGTCAGTCAGCCGGCTACGCTCAGCGGCGCGGTGGTGCCGCGCACGTCCGGCCAGCGCCGCAGGATCGCGTCGCGGATGCCGGCCGCATCGATGCCGGCTTCGGCCAGCAGGTCTTCGCGGCTGGCATGGTGCTGGAAGCTGTCCGGCAGGCCCAGGTGCAGCACCGGCAGCACCACGGCCTCGGCGTTGAGCAGTTCGGACACGCCCGAGCCGGCACCGCCGGCGACCACGTTGTCCTCGACGGTGACGAAGCCTTCGTGGGTGCGGGCGAGGTCGAGCAGCAGGGCGCGGTCCAGCGGCTTGACGAAGCGCATGTTGACCACGCTCAGGCCCAGTTCGCGCCCCACCTGCTCGGCGGCCGCGACGGTCGAGCCGAAGGCCAGGATGGCCAGGCGCTGGCCCTGTGCGCGCAGCTGCGCCTTGCCGATCGGCAGGGTGGACAGATCCACGCCGGGCGCGACCCCCGGGCCGGTGCCACGCGGGTAGCGCACCGCCGCCGGTCCACGGTATTGCAGGCCGGTGCTGAGCATCTGCCGGCACTCGGCCTCGTCGGCCGGCGCCATCACCAGCATGTTCGGCACGCAGCGCAGGAAGCTCAGGTCCAGGTTGCCGGCATGGGTGGCGCCGTCCGGGCCGACCACGCCGGCGCGGTCGATGGCGAACAGCACGTCCAGGTCCTGGATGGCGACGTCGTGCACCAGCTGGTCGTAGGCGCGCTGCAGGAAGGTGGAATAGATCGCCACCACCGGCTTTGCGCCCTGGGTGGCCATGCCCGCGGCCAGGGTCACCGCGTGCTGCTCGGCGATGGCCACGTCGAAGTAGCGCTGCGGGTACTCCCTGCTGAAACGCACCAGGCCCGAGCCCTCGCGCATGGCCGGGGTGATGCCCATCAGCTGCGGCTCGGCGGCGGCGGCATCGCACAGCCAGTCGCCGAACACGTCGGTGTAGGTCGGCTTCTTCGGCGCGCTCTTGGCCGGCAGGCCCTTGCTCGGGTCGAACGGGCCGACGGCGTGATAGCCGATCTGGTCGCCCTCGGCCGGCTCGTAGCCCTTGCCCTTGGTGGTCATGATGTGCAGCAGGTGCGGCCCCTTCTTGCCCTTGAGGGTCCTGAGGGTGGACAGCAGCAGCGGCAGGTCGTGGCCGTCGATCGGGCCGGTGTAGTGGAAGCCCATCTGCTCGAACGCGGTGGACGGCACGAACATGCCCTTCCACTGCTCCTCCCAGCGCTTGACGAAGCGCGCCGGCGGGCTGTGGCGCTTGTCGCCGAGGATCTTCTTGCCGCCCTCGCGCA
Protein-coding regions in this window:
- the uvrC gene encoding excinuclease ABC subunit C (The UvrABC repair system catalyzes the recognition and processing of DNA lesions. UvrC both incises the 5' and 3' sides of the lesion. The N-terminal half is responsible for the 3' incision and the C-terminal half is responsible for the 5' incision), producing the protein MSGTVTSGFDGRAYAAALSTAPGVYRMYAADDTLLYVGKAGALRKRVGSYFNGSPKSRRIMMMLAQVARMDVTVTRTEAEALLLENQLIKSLAPRYNVSLRDDKTYPQVLLTREQWPRIALHRGPRSVPGRYYGPYPGVGAVRETLNLMHKLFKLRSCEDSVFRNRSRPCLQYQIGRCSAPCVELVAQAEYDESVRRAALFLEGRSDQLADELVQAMQQASDALEFERAARLRDLVASLRSMQNRQYVDGRAADLDVLACATQGASACVLLLAFRDGRNLGTRAFFPRTNGEDSAEEVLGAFVSQYYAEHAPPPEVLLDREIPDAGMIEAALASAAERKVVLKWNVRGERAGYVELASRNAQISLVSELDSRGAQHARSEALRQMLGLAEPVRRVECFDISHTMGEATVASCVVFDAAGPVRAQYRRYNISGIEPGDDYAAMRQAIDRRFRRALEAAEMAAPDADASDGGRSRAASRSGDLPALPDVLLIDGGAGQLAQAQAALADLGVEGVLLLGVAKGVERRAGHEALVLPDGREIRPGAASPALQFIQQVRDEAHRFAITGHRGRRQKARMTSRLEDIPGIGPRRRASLLKHFGGLAGLKAAGEAEIARVEGINAALATRIYANLHGLSIPDPAAE
- a CDS encoding CDP-diacylglycerol--glycerol-3-phosphate 3-phosphatidyltransferase; this translates as MTLTVPTWLTLLRIVMIPVLVLVFYLPYTWTNFASAAVFGLAAITDWLDGWVARRYQMHSAFGAFLDPVADKLMVAVALFLIVQGHPTAWMAFWAAVIVGREIAVSALREWMAEIGQRAKVRVAMIGKIKTTAQMIALLCLLYSVSPNTPVTDIWLGGPIFHIGDWMLAIAALLTLVSAVQYLRAAWPSLREDEIAARSQSKKR
- a CDS encoding 1-deoxy-D-xylulose-5-phosphate synthase, whose protein sequence is MIDSVRYPRLSRIQTPHDLRTFEETELTAVAGELRDYLIESVGRSGGHFAAGLGVIELTVALHYLYDTPVDQLVWDVGHQTYPHKILTGRRDTIHTVKQKDGVAPFPKREESEYDTFGVGHSSTSISAALGMAIARQRQGDERRMVAVIGDGAMTAGMAFEALAHAGGMDEEPNILVILNDNNMSISEAVGGLTKMLGRATASRTLNALREGGKKILGDKRHSPPARFVKRWEEQWKGMFVPSTAFEQMGFHYTGPIDGHDLPLLLSTLRTLKGKKGPHLLHIMTTKGKGYEPAEGDQIGYHAVGPFDPSKGLPAKSAPKKPTYTDVFGDWLCDAAAAEPQLMGITPAMREGSGLVRFSREYPQRYFDVAIAEQHAVTLAAGMATQGAKPVVAIYSTFLQRAYDQLVHDVAIQDLDVLFAIDRAGVVGPDGATHAGNLDLSFLRCVPNMLVMAPADEAECRQMLSTGLQYRGPAAVRYPRGTGPGVAPGVDLSTLPIGKAQLRAQGQRLAILAFGSTVAAAEQVGRELGLSVVNMRFVKPLDRALLLDLARTHEGFVTVEDNVVAGGAGSGVSELLNAEAVVLPVLHLGLPDSFQHHASREDLLAEAGIDAAGIRDAILRRWPDVRGTTAPLSVAG